A region of Maribacter algicola DNA encodes the following proteins:
- a CDS encoding VOC family protein, with protein sequence MVFEHFALNVTDIGQVVDWYCQNLGLTIVSEQKVAPFMTFLADSTGRVVLELYSRDDSAKRNFEAEHPLTFHVAFVSADAQKDKERLVAKGATFFEEVHKPDGSHLVMLRDPWGMPLQLCQRAIKF encoded by the coding sequence ATGGTTTTTGAGCATTTTGCGTTGAACGTTACCGATATTGGGCAGGTGGTTGATTGGTATTGCCAGAATTTGGGTCTAACCATCGTAAGCGAGCAAAAGGTCGCCCCCTTTATGACCTTTTTGGCGGATAGCACGGGAAGGGTAGTTTTGGAACTTTACAGTAGGGACGATTCCGCAAAAAGGAATTTTGAAGCCGAACATCCGTTGACGTTTCATGTGGCATTTGTTTCTGCCGATGCCCAGAAGGACAAAGAACGCCTGGTGGCAAAAGGGGCCACTTTTTTTGAGGAAGTTCATAAGCCGGATGGTAGTCACCTCGTGATGCTCCGAGATCCCTGGGGGATGCCCTTACAACTTTGCCAAAGGGCGATAAAATTTTAG
- the serS gene encoding serine--tRNA ligase has translation MLQLQVIREEKDNIIKALKKRNIDAESMLNGVLHLDEKRRATQTRLDSILAESNKLSKEIGMLYKSGKAQEANALKEKTSDLKDESKQLGEELTNTAEELQSLLYQIPNIPNKLVPAGSSEEDNEEVFREGDIPKLEDGALPHWELAKKYDIIDFELGVKIAGAGFPVYKGKGARLQRALISYFLDKNTDAGYTEMQVPHVVNEASGYGTGQLPDKEGQMYHITADDLYLIPTAEVPVTNIFRDTILQESDFPIKYTGYTPCFRREAGSYGAHVRGLNRLHQFDKVEIVHVEHPKKSYEALDAMVEHVKTILRELKLPYRILRLCGGDLGFTSALTYDFEVFSTAQDRWLEISSVSNFETYQANRLKLRYKDENGKSQLAHTLNGSSLALPRVLAGILENYQTEKGIKIPEVLVPYCGFDKID, from the coding sequence ATGCTACAGTTACAGGTCATACGAGAGGAAAAGGATAACATCATCAAAGCCCTTAAGAAAAGAAATATTGATGCCGAATCCATGCTGAACGGCGTACTTCATTTGGATGAAAAAAGACGTGCTACCCAAACCCGATTGGATTCGATCCTTGCGGAATCCAACAAGTTATCCAAAGAAATCGGTATGCTTTATAAATCAGGTAAGGCCCAAGAAGCGAATGCCTTAAAAGAAAAGACGTCGGACCTTAAGGATGAGTCCAAACAATTAGGGGAGGAACTGACAAATACGGCAGAGGAACTTCAATCGCTTTTATATCAAATTCCCAATATCCCCAACAAATTGGTACCGGCAGGAAGTTCTGAGGAGGACAATGAGGAAGTTTTTAGGGAAGGAGACATTCCCAAGCTGGAGGATGGCGCACTGCCCCATTGGGAATTGGCCAAGAAATACGATATTATCGATTTTGAGCTCGGAGTAAAAATTGCAGGGGCCGGTTTTCCCGTTTACAAAGGAAAAGGAGCACGTTTACAGCGCGCCTTGATCTCCTATTTCCTGGACAAGAATACCGATGCTGGCTATACGGAAATGCAGGTGCCCCACGTGGTAAACGAGGCTTCTGGGTATGGAACCGGTCAATTGCCGGACAAAGAAGGACAGATGTATCATATAACTGCAGACGACCTGTATCTGATACCTACAGCGGAAGTTCCAGTAACGAATATTTTTAGGGACACCATCCTACAGGAAAGCGACTTTCCCATAAAATACACTGGTTACACGCCTTGTTTTAGAAGAGAGGCGGGAAGCTATGGTGCCCACGTTCGGGGACTGAACAGGTTGCACCAGTTTGACAAAGTGGAAATTGTACATGTTGAGCACCCCAAGAAGTCCTATGAGGCCTTGGATGCCATGGTGGAACATGTAAAGACCATATTGAGGGAATTGAAATTACCTTATCGGATTTTACGGTTGTGCGGCGGGGATTTAGGGTTTACTTCTGCCCTCACCTATGATTTTGAGGTCTTTTCCACGGCACAGGACAGATGGCTCGAAATTAGTTCCGTATCCAATTTTGAAACGTATCAAGCAAATCGTTTAAAATTAAGGTACAAGGACGAAAACGGAAAAAGTCAACTCGCACATACCCTGAACGGAAGCTCTTTGGCCCTACCCCGAGTCTTGGCAGGGATCCTGGAAAATTATCAAACCGAAAAAGGAATAAAAATTCCCGAAGTATTGGTGCCCTATTGTGGGTTTGATAAAATAGACTAA
- a CDS encoding ComEC/Rec2 family competence protein: METRFLGSKTKRFYFNNGVEDVSYVVIYGDELMAEPWEDSIADSYRTAIYRGREGKIASNTTLLSKRSLEFYFLDIGQGDASFTVTPDNVKILVDGGLKDRALGFLIWKYRLDQPDTSVIIDHLFLSHADKDHIDGLAPLLDHPKITVKHIYHNGIGLYADGHNTEIGTMENDSLKTIHDSVQDLENESLKSDFGDWIDAVKSSGATYQRVDASKGYLPIGDASVQLEILGPTLEPDNSFKWFGGKSHTINGHSLIFRIDYNHVRAFFSGDLNIEGSEHLLSTPGNTLKVNAHIFKAPHHGSHEFSQNLLNHVNPMVTVVSSGETPDHGHPRAVFLGGLGLAGRGKMPLIFSTELSALFVDAGDVEAQVHSASAVTTLGDLDFSDSLANTEARQRFKKVLPGIINVRTDGEKIFAFRRVQMGYQWESYEFKYNDV; this comes from the coding sequence ATGGAAACACGGTTTTTAGGTTCAAAAACGAAACGGTTCTACTTTAACAACGGCGTTGAAGACGTTAGTTATGTGGTAATCTATGGCGATGAGCTTATGGCTGAACCCTGGGAGGACAGCATTGCGGATAGTTATAGAACGGCCATTTATAGGGGTCGCGAAGGAAAAATTGCTTCCAACACCACGTTATTGTCAAAACGGAGTTTGGAGTTTTATTTTTTGGACATTGGGCAAGGGGATGCTTCTTTCACGGTAACCCCTGATAACGTAAAAATTTTGGTTGATGGCGGATTAAAGGACAGGGCCTTGGGTTTTCTTATTTGGAAATACCGATTGGACCAACCCGATACCAGCGTAATTATAGACCATTTGTTTTTAAGCCATGCCGATAAAGACCATATTGATGGGCTTGCACCGCTACTAGATCACCCCAAAATTACGGTCAAACATATTTACCATAATGGAATAGGTCTGTATGCCGATGGACATAACACGGAAATAGGTACCATGGAAAATGATAGTTTGAAAACCATTCATGACTCGGTACAGGATTTGGAAAACGAAAGTCTGAAAAGTGATTTTGGGGATTGGATCGATGCCGTTAAAAGCTCCGGAGCTACCTATCAAAGGGTGGACGCCTCCAAAGGTTATTTACCCATTGGGGACGCAAGTGTGCAATTGGAAATATTGGGACCTACTCTGGAACCCGACAATTCCTTTAAATGGTTTGGCGGAAAATCCCATACCATTAATGGGCATTCATTGATTTTTAGAATAGATTATAATCATGTCCGAGCTTTTTTTTCGGGCGATTTGAACATAGAGGGAAGTGAACATCTCTTGTCTACACCGGGGAATACCCTTAAAGTAAATGCCCATATTTTTAAGGCGCCCCATCACGGCAGCCATGAGTTTTCCCAAAATTTGCTCAACCATGTGAACCCCATGGTCACTGTGGTTTCTTCCGGGGAAACACCCGATCATGGTCACCCAAGAGCGGTTTTTTTAGGAGGTTTGGGGTTGGCCGGCAGGGGAAAAATGCCCCTTATTTTTTCTACGGAACTTTCAGCTCTATTTGTGGATGCGGGAGACGTTGAGGCACAAGTGCATTCCGCTTCCGCGGTAACCACCTTGGGAGACCTTGATTTTTCCGATTCCTTGGCAAACACAGAAGCCCGTCAACGATTTAAGAAGGTATTGCCGGGAATCATTAACGTGCGTACGGACGGGGAAAAAATATTCGCCTTTCGCAGGGTCCAAATGGGTTATCAGTGGGAATCCTACGAATTCAAATATAATGATGTTTAA
- a CDS encoding tetratricopeptide repeat protein, whose translation MKLLGFFTFLLFSLTIYAQEDFLAKQYFEDGDFEKAVVFYEKLAKQNPRRTDYLQGLIACYQQLERYTDAEAYLLEQLNQRNPHPTLLIEMGYNYSLQDMPEKSEDYYDRALAFIEENPNYGYALGYQFQKYTLLDRAVAAYKKAMELNPTLDYNYQLARIYGEQGDIEKMYTSYLELLVNNKTSKSNILRSIDDFITSDPEDVNNQTLRAILLQKAQKNPDIIWNELLSWLFIKQRQFESALRQEKAIFKRMEGGNTGRLENLGATALEENEHEVAKDVFEYIKEESADPIVQLNAELHLIDIALVEIEKNQWDGIQKRYEALIEQFGYQTQTLQLQVAYANFLTFKKDEPSPAIELLKNSLELPMNERSKAYIKLALGDILVYDKRFNEALIYFSQVQDKLKNDVMGQDARYKVAETSFYKGDFDWALTQLKVLRGSTSQLIANDAMQLSLLISDNSLEDSTQTALKKYARADFLAYQNKTDEAIEGLNDILENHKGEKIEDEALLKQAQLLESQKKYEAAEFNYQKIIEFYGNGILADDALFALGELYRNVLDQPDKAKAYYERIIYEFQDSYYFPQARKNFRMLRGDVVN comes from the coding sequence ATGAAGCTTCTTGGATTTTTTACTTTTTTACTCTTCTCCCTAACCATTTACGCCCAGGAGGACTTTTTGGCCAAGCAGTATTTTGAGGATGGCGATTTTGAAAAAGCGGTCGTTTTTTACGAAAAATTGGCCAAACAAAATCCGAGAAGAACGGACTATCTACAAGGTCTTATTGCCTGTTATCAACAGCTGGAACGCTACACCGATGCCGAAGCCTATCTTTTGGAACAGTTGAACCAGAGAAACCCGCATCCTACCCTATTGATAGAAATGGGTTATAATTATTCCCTCCAGGACATGCCGGAAAAGTCCGAAGATTATTATGACCGCGCCCTGGCATTTATCGAAGAAAACCCAAACTATGGATATGCTTTGGGCTACCAATTCCAAAAATATACCTTATTGGATAGGGCCGTTGCCGCCTACAAGAAGGCCATGGAACTGAATCCTACTTTGGACTACAATTATCAGTTGGCCCGAATTTACGGGGAACAAGGCGATATAGAAAAAATGTATACATCCTACCTAGAGCTTTTAGTGAACAATAAAACATCTAAATCCAATATCCTTAGAAGTATTGATGACTTCATAACCTCAGACCCGGAAGATGTCAATAACCAGACCCTTAGAGCTATCCTACTCCAAAAGGCACAAAAAAATCCTGACATCATCTGGAACGAATTGCTGAGTTGGTTGTTTATAAAACAACGGCAGTTTGAAAGTGCACTGCGTCAGGAAAAAGCCATTTTCAAACGTATGGAAGGCGGTAATACCGGTAGATTGGAAAATTTGGGGGCCACGGCTCTTGAGGAGAACGAACATGAAGTTGCAAAGGATGTTTTTGAATATATAAAAGAAGAAAGCGCGGACCCTATTGTACAATTGAACGCAGAGCTGCACTTGATCGACATCGCCTTGGTAGAGATCGAAAAAAATCAGTGGGATGGTATCCAAAAACGCTATGAAGCGCTCATAGAACAGTTCGGGTACCAGACCCAAACGCTCCAGCTCCAAGTCGCTTACGCCAATTTCCTCACCTTTAAAAAGGACGAGCCAAGCCCTGCTATAGAACTGCTTAAAAACAGTTTGGAGCTACCTATGAACGAACGGAGCAAGGCCTACATCAAGCTTGCTCTTGGCGATATTTTGGTTTATGACAAGCGATTCAACGAAGCCCTCATATATTTTTCGCAAGTTCAGGACAAGTTAAAAAACGATGTTATGGGACAGGATGCCCGTTACAAAGTTGCCGAAACGAGTTTCTACAAAGGGGATTTTGACTGGGCACTGACACAGCTTAAGGTACTCCGGGGTTCTACCTCCCAACTCATTGCAAACGATGCCATGCAGTTAAGTCTATTGATATCCGATAATTCCTTGGAGGATTCCACCCAGACGGCTTTAAAGAAATATGCCAGGGCGGATTTTCTAGCGTATCAGAACAAAACGGACGAGGCCATCGAAGGGCTCAACGATATCTTGGAAAATCACAAAGGGGAGAAAATCGAGGACGAGGCCCTACTGAAACAGGCCCAATTACTGGAATCCCAAAAAAAATATGAAGCGGCGGAATTCAACTATCAAAAAATCATTGAATTCTACGGTAACGGTATCTTGGCAGACGATGCCCTTTTTGCCCTTGGGGAGTTATACCGAAATGTTTTGGACCAGCCCGATAAAGCAAAGGCCTACTACGAACGCATCATTTATGAATTTCAGGACAGTTACTACTTTCCCCAAGCGCGCAAGAATTTTAGAATGTTGCGAGGGGATGTGGTCAATTAG
- a CDS encoding DUF4286 family protein, which produces MYIYNVTSNIEDKAHDTWLHWMKTVHIPEVLATGKFLSAKMTKVLTEEGTGHTYSVQYTVASKEMLNAYYREDAPKLRQEGQKLFADQLISFRTELEVVDEFFVHRNTATHHLFTYGTLQENEVQLGVFSRLLGGYDDTLHGHRVSNTKVAGLYPTLEPTNDPQDKIHGKVYVLTDDELKKADVYEGDAYERIEVGLLSGKKAWVYLAR; this is translated from the coding sequence ATGTACATTTATAACGTAACCAGCAACATAGAAGACAAGGCCCATGATACATGGCTTCACTGGATGAAAACGGTACATATTCCTGAAGTGCTCGCAACAGGAAAGTTTTTAAGCGCAAAAATGACCAAGGTCTTGACCGAAGAAGGCACGGGGCACACCTACTCAGTGCAATATACAGTGGCCAGCAAGGAAATGCTAAATGCCTATTATAGAGAGGATGCCCCAAAATTAAGGCAGGAAGGACAAAAGTTATTTGCGGACCAATTGATTTCCTTTCGGACAGAACTTGAGGTGGTCGATGAGTTTTTTGTGCACCGGAATACCGCAACGCACCATCTATTTACCTACGGAACCTTGCAGGAAAACGAGGTGCAGCTAGGTGTTTTTTCAAGGCTATTGGGCGGTTATGACGATACCTTACACGGACATCGGGTTTCCAATACTAAGGTTGCCGGATTATACCCCACCTTGGAACCCACCAATGATCCGCAGGACAAAATTCATGGTAAAGTCTATGTACTGACGGATGATGAATTGAAAAAGGCCGACGTTTATGAGGGGGACGCCTACGAAAGAATCGAGGTTGGTTTGCTTTCAGGTAAAAAAGCTTGGGTATATTTGGCAAGGTAA
- the rsmA gene encoding 16S rRNA (adenine(1518)-N(6)/adenine(1519)-N(6))-dimethyltransferase RsmA produces MGKRKGKNKKPRNDQGNYADQNSPVKAKKHLGQHFLKDENIAQKISETLSFKGYTHVLEIGPGTGVLTKYLLRKEIDLVAMDLDSDSVIYLNHSFPLEHPKVMMGKGSFKVVEADFLNYDLHTLFGDEPFAITGNFPYNISTQIVFKMLEMRHQVPEFSGMFQKEVAQRICAKEGSKTYGILSVLTQAFYDAEYLFTVHPQVFDPPPKVQSGVLNLTRKKKFVLDCDEKLLFTVVKTAFNQRRKTIRNSLKTLGLSENLKEDAIFDQRPEQLSVSEFIALTKKIAHDAI; encoded by the coding sequence ATGGGAAAAAGAAAGGGAAAGAATAAAAAGCCTCGTAACGACCAAGGAAATTATGCCGACCAAAACAGTCCGGTCAAAGCAAAAAAGCACCTGGGGCAGCACTTTTTAAAGGACGAGAACATCGCGCAAAAAATTTCGGAAACACTTTCGTTTAAAGGCTACACCCATGTCCTGGAAATCGGTCCCGGAACCGGAGTGCTTACAAAATACTTATTGCGCAAGGAAATAGACCTAGTGGCCATGGACCTGGACTCCGACTCGGTCATCTACCTCAACCACAGCTTTCCCTTGGAACACCCCAAAGTAATGATGGGAAAGGGTTCGTTTAAGGTAGTGGAGGCCGATTTTCTTAACTACGACCTACACACCCTCTTTGGAGATGAGCCATTTGCCATTACCGGAAATTTCCCGTACAATATTTCCACACAAATCGTTTTTAAAATGCTGGAGATGCGGCACCAAGTACCGGAGTTTTCGGGCATGTTCCAAAAAGAGGTGGCCCAGCGGATTTGCGCGAAGGAAGGCAGTAAGACCTATGGGATACTATCGGTCTTGACGCAGGCTTTTTATGATGCGGAATACCTTTTTACGGTGCATCCACAGGTTTTTGACCCGCCACCAAAAGTGCAATCCGGAGTATTGAACCTTACCCGAAAAAAGAAGTTCGTTTTGGACTGCGATGAAAAATTATTGTTTACCGTTGTTAAAACCGCCTTTAACCAGCGTAGGAAAACCATCCGTAACAGTTTAAAAACACTCGGACTCTCCGAAAATCTTAAAGAAGATGCTATATTTGATCAACGTCCGGAACAGCTTTCCGTTTCGGAATTCATTGCGTTGACAAAGAAGATAGCACATGACGCCATTTAA
- the mgtE gene encoding magnesium transporter, with the protein MTPFKLTEELIAQIEELIEHQRDAELNSLLEDVHYADVAEIINELNEDEATYLIKLLDSYKTSDVLTELDEDVREAILSNLSSKEIAEELAELDTDDAADIIGELPQEMVQKVISEIEDREHAKDIVDLLRYDEYSAGGLMAKELVKVRENWNVLTCVKEMRAQAENVTRVHSIYVVDEEDKLIGRLSLKDLLTTSTKTHIKDVYIPKVDSVNVNEKPEEVAKIMSKYDLEAIPVVDEIGRLVGRITIDDIVDVIREEADKDYQMAAGISQDVEADDSILDLTRARLPWLILGLIGGIGAFLIMGGFEEDFKQEQFIIFFFTPLIAAMAGNVGVQSSAIIVQGLANDDLKGSISNRLIKEMLLATLNGIILAILLFVFVWSYEGKVNISFAISISLIAVIIVAGLIGTFVPLFLHKRGIDPAIATGPFITTSNDIFGILIYFMIAKLILGI; encoded by the coding sequence ATGACGCCATTTAAACTCACAGAGGAACTTATTGCCCAGATAGAGGAGCTCATCGAACACCAAAGGGATGCGGAACTGAACTCACTTTTGGAAGATGTGCATTATGCGGATGTTGCTGAAATTATCAATGAACTCAACGAAGACGAGGCCACCTACCTAATAAAGCTTCTAGATAGCTACAAAACATCGGATGTCCTAACGGAATTGGACGAAGACGTTCGAGAAGCTATTCTCAGCAATCTCTCCTCCAAGGAAATTGCCGAGGAACTTGCGGAACTGGATACGGATGATGCTGCGGATATCATTGGGGAGCTTCCGCAGGAAATGGTTCAAAAGGTCATCTCGGAAATCGAGGACCGTGAACATGCAAAGGACATTGTAGATCTGCTTCGTTATGATGAATATTCCGCAGGCGGTCTTATGGCCAAGGAGTTGGTTAAAGTTAGGGAAAACTGGAACGTATTGACTTGTGTAAAGGAAATGCGGGCACAGGCAGAAAATGTGACCCGGGTACATTCGATTTATGTGGTGGACGAAGAAGATAAGCTCATTGGCAGGTTATCCCTCAAAGACCTGTTGACCACTTCCACAAAAACACATATCAAGGACGTATACATTCCAAAAGTAGACTCGGTCAATGTCAATGAAAAGCCGGAAGAGGTTGCCAAGATCATGTCCAAGTACGACTTGGAAGCCATTCCTGTGGTAGATGAAATTGGCAGGTTGGTAGGCCGTATTACCATTGATGACATTGTGGACGTAATTAGGGAGGAAGCGGACAAGGATTATCAAATGGCCGCGGGTATCTCACAGGATGTGGAAGCAGATGATAGCATCCTGGACTTGACAAGGGCACGGTTGCCATGGTTGATTTTAGGCCTTATTGGGGGTATTGGAGCCTTTCTTATTATGGGAGGATTCGAGGAAGATTTCAAGCAGGAGCAGTTCATCATTTTCTTTTTTACCCCATTGATCGCCGCCATGGCCGGGAACGTAGGGGTGCAATCCAGCGCCATCATCGTACAAGGGCTTGCCAATGACGATTTAAAAGGAAGTATCAGCAACCGATTGATAAAGGAAATGTTGTTGGCCACCCTAAACGGCATTATACTGGCCATTTTACTATTTGTATTTGTTTGGTCCTATGAAGGCAAGGTCAATATCTCATTTGCGATCTCCATCTCCTTGATCGCGGTCATAATCGTAGCCGGTCTGATCGGTACTTTTGTGCCATTGTTCCTTCATAAAAGAGGCATAGACCCCGCTATCGCCACGGGTCCCTTTATTACTACCAGCAATGATATTTTTGGCATCCTCATTTACTTTATGATCGCCAAGCTCATTTTGGGGATTTGA
- a CDS encoding cupin domain-containing protein, which translates to MKTINLQEKHAQFNKHWHPHQIAVVNDMQVLLAKLKGEFVWHSHKHEDELFQVIKGTLYMQFRNRTEVVKEGEIIVVPKGVEHCPMTKNEEEVHILLFEKSTTAHTGDVTHDLTQTTYPKI; encoded by the coding sequence ATGAAAACTATCAATCTTCAGGAAAAACATGCCCAGTTCAACAAACATTGGCACCCACATCAAATTGCGGTCGTGAACGATATGCAGGTACTGCTTGCCAAATTAAAAGGTGAATTCGTATGGCATTCCCATAAACATGAAGATGAATTGTTCCAGGTCATAAAGGGTACGCTCTATATGCAGTTTAGGAATCGTACAGAGGTGGTCAAGGAAGGTGAAATCATTGTCGTACCAAAAGGAGTGGAGCATTGTCCAATGACCAAAAACGAGGAGGAAGTCCATATCCTGTTATTTGAAAAAAGTACTACCGCACATACTGGCGACGTAACCCATGACCTAACCCAAACTACTTATCCAAAAATTTAA
- a CDS encoding 2-hydroxyacid dehydrogenase: MKVLHVDSNHPLIIEQFNNFGFVNDEDYVSTKEEIEEKIGAYEGLIIRSRFTIDGSFLDKAKNLKFIGRLGAGLENIDTRYAKSLGIFLAAAPEGNRNAVGEHALGMLLSLFNKLNKADAEVRDGKWDREGNRGVELEGKVVGIIGYGNMGKAFAKKLKGFDVDEVICYDIEGGVEDENARQVGIMELHQRTDVLSLHVPQTASTIGIINTEFLNKFHKNIWIINTARGKCINTADLVSALKSGKVLGAGLDVLEYEKASFENMFTDNRLPEAFEYLTKADNVLLSPHVAGWTVESKIKLAQTVVDKIKNKFVV, encoded by the coding sequence ATGAAAGTACTCCATGTAGATAGTAATCATCCCTTGATAATAGAACAATTCAATAATTTTGGTTTTGTAAATGATGAGGACTATGTTTCTACCAAGGAAGAAATAGAAGAAAAAATTGGAGCCTATGAAGGACTCATCATCCGAAGCAGATTTACCATTGACGGCTCGTTTCTGGACAAGGCGAAGAATTTAAAATTCATTGGACGCCTGGGCGCCGGGTTGGAGAATATCGATACCAGATATGCCAAGTCGTTGGGCATATTTTTGGCCGCTGCCCCGGAAGGCAACCGCAATGCCGTAGGGGAACATGCGTTAGGCATGCTTTTGTCCCTTTTCAACAAATTGAACAAGGCCGATGCGGAAGTTAGGGACGGGAAATGGGACCGGGAAGGCAACCGTGGGGTTGAATTAGAGGGCAAAGTCGTTGGTATTATCGGGTATGGGAATATGGGCAAGGCTTTTGCAAAAAAGTTAAAAGGATTTGATGTGGACGAGGTCATTTGTTATGATATCGAAGGTGGCGTGGAAGACGAAAACGCCAGACAAGTGGGCATCATGGAATTACACCAACGCACCGATGTGTTGAGCTTGCATGTTCCACAGACGGCATCGACCATAGGTATAATCAATACGGAGTTTTTAAATAAGTTCCATAAAAATATCTGGATCATCAATACGGCCCGGGGAAAATGCATAAATACGGCCGATTTGGTCAGCGCACTGAAATCGGGCAAAGTATTGGGTGCTGGATTGGATGTTCTGGAATATGAAAAGGCCTCTTTTGAAAATATGTTCACAGATAATAGGCTCCCCGAAGCCTTTGAATACTTGACCAAAGCGGATAATGTATTGCTATCTCCCCATGTTGCGGGCTGGACGGTGGAGAGCAAAATTAAGTTGGCACAGACCGTTGTGGACAAAATCAAAAATAAATTTGTAGTTTAA
- a CDS encoding VOC family protein, producing the protein MNLGNFSVSLSVKDIKASKAFYEALGFTVFHGDIEQHWLILKNDTSTIGLFQGMFEKNILTYNPGWDSNANTLDSFTDVREIQNRLEAKGLNLVRKVEEGTKGPANITLIDPDGNPILIDQHV; encoded by the coding sequence ATGAATTTAGGCAACTTTTCCGTAAGCCTTAGTGTCAAGGACATTAAGGCCTCCAAAGCGTTTTATGAAGCCTTGGGTTTTACCGTCTTTCATGGTGATATTGAACAGCATTGGCTCATTCTGAAGAACGACACATCGACCATTGGGCTCTTTCAAGGTATGTTCGAAAAGAATATCCTCACCTATAATCCCGGTTGGGATTCCAATGCCAATACCTTGGACAGTTTTACAGATGTCCGTGAAATTCAAAATAGACTAGAAGCCAAAGGCCTCAACTTGGTTAGAAAAGTGGAAGAAGGTACTAAGGGGCCGGCCAACATTACCCTAATAGATCCTGACGGGAATCCCATTTTAATCGATCAACACGTCTGA
- a CDS encoding DUF1801 domain-containing protein translates to MQNKADSPEDYVSQLPEERKAVISEIRKVILENLPEGFEEQISYGMLGYVVPHSLYPAGYHVDPKLPLPFINLASQKNFVALYHTGIYADTKLLDWFVTEYPKHSKRKLDMGKSCIRFKNMDDIPYELIAELSSKMTVKEWIDLYRKNTLQP, encoded by the coding sequence ATGCAGAACAAAGCGGATTCACCCGAAGACTATGTTTCCCAATTGCCCGAAGAAAGAAAGGCGGTGATTTCGGAGATTAGGAAAGTTATTCTGGAAAATCTACCTGAAGGTTTTGAGGAACAGATTAGCTATGGAATGTTGGGCTATGTAGTGCCTCATAGCCTGTATCCGGCCGGTTACCATGTAGATCCTAAACTTCCCTTACCCTTTATAAATTTGGCCTCCCAAAAAAACTTTGTGGCCCTCTATCATACCGGTATCTACGCGGACACAAAACTTCTGGATTGGTTCGTTACGGAATACCCAAAACACAGCAAACGTAAGTTGGATATGGGCAAAAGCTGTATCCGCTTTAAAAATATGGACGACATTCCGTATGAGCTAATTGCTGAGCTTTCAAGCAAAATGACCGTCAAGGAATGGATAGATCTTTATCGGAAAAATACCCTACAACCATGA